The Arthrobacter burdickii genome window below encodes:
- a CDS encoding histidinol-phosphate transaminase encodes MPSSVDALANLPLRDDLVGLHPYGAPQLDVPILLNVNENTHGVPADVHAAIVAAVAEATQGLNRYPDREFSELRKNLADYLGHGLTPDQVWAANGSNEVLQQVLQAFGGPGRTALGFPPTYSMYPLLASGTGTRYVTAERGSAYSLTAEATARAVRDSAANIVFLCSPNNPTGTALGLDVIEAAYEAGEVARAIIIVDEAYGEFAHQGTPSALTLLPGRPRLLVSRTMSKAFALAGARIGYLAAAPEVTDALRLVRLPYHLSAITQAAANAALTHADTLLSNVEAIKVQRDRIVRELGELGLTPAPSDANFVFFSGLDDPHRVWEGLLEAGVLIRDVGIPGSLRVTAGTEQETTVFLTALRKLL; translated from the coding sequence GTGCCATCCTCCGTCGACGCCCTAGCGAACCTTCCCCTGCGTGATGACCTCGTCGGGTTGCACCCGTACGGCGCCCCGCAGCTGGACGTACCCATCCTGCTGAACGTCAACGAGAACACCCACGGCGTCCCTGCCGACGTCCACGCCGCCATCGTCGCCGCGGTGGCGGAGGCGACGCAGGGCCTCAACCGCTACCCGGACCGCGAGTTCAGCGAGCTGCGGAAGAACCTCGCCGACTACCTGGGTCACGGACTGACACCTGACCAGGTCTGGGCTGCAAACGGTTCCAATGAAGTGCTCCAGCAGGTACTCCAGGCTTTCGGTGGACCCGGGCGTACCGCGCTCGGGTTCCCTCCCACCTACTCCATGTACCCGCTGCTGGCCAGCGGCACGGGCACGCGGTACGTGACGGCCGAGCGCGGGTCCGCGTACTCCCTGACGGCCGAGGCGACCGCGCGCGCCGTCCGGGACTCGGCCGCGAACATCGTCTTCCTGTGTTCACCGAACAATCCGACGGGCACCGCCCTCGGCCTCGACGTGATCGAGGCGGCCTACGAGGCCGGCGAGGTTGCGCGGGCCATCATCATCGTCGACGAGGCCTATGGCGAGTTCGCGCACCAGGGGACGCCGAGCGCCCTCACGCTGCTCCCCGGGCGCCCGCGGCTCCTCGTGTCGCGCACGATGAGCAAGGCTTTCGCCCTGGCGGGGGCGAGGATCGGTTACCTCGCCGCCGCGCCGGAGGTCACCGATGCCCTGCGGCTGGTCCGCCTCCCGTACCACCTCTCCGCCATCACGCAGGCGGCGGCCAACGCGGCCCTCACCCACGCGGACACGTTGCTGTCCAACGTCGAGGCGATCAAGGTGCAGCGGGACCGCATCGTGCGGGAGCTCGGCGAGCTCGGGCTCACCCCGGCCCCTTCGGACGCCAACTTCGTCTTCTTCTCCGGCCTCGACGACCCCCACCGGGTGTGGGAGGGACTGCTGGAGGCGGGCGTGCTCATCCGTGACGTCGGCATCCCGGGGTCCCTGCGGGTCACCGCAGGAACAGAGCAGGAGACCACGGTGTTCCTCACTGCGTTGAGGAAACTGCTGTAG
- the hisB gene encoding imidazoleglycerol-phosphate dehydratase HisB: MTVDAARGRTARIERVTSESSVLVELDLDGTGASSIDTTVPFYDHMLTALSKHSLIDLTIKSSGDTHIDVHHTVEDTAIAIGEALRLALGTKAGIRRFGEATVPLDEALANAVVDISGRPFLVHGGEPAGQEYHLIGGHFTGSLTRHVLEAIALHAQICLHVTVIAGRDPHHIVEAQFKALARALRAAVEPDPRVEGIPSTKGAL, encoded by the coding sequence ATGACAGTTGATGCCGCCCGCGGCCGCACGGCCCGCATCGAGCGCGTCACGAGCGAGTCCAGTGTCCTCGTGGAACTCGACCTCGACGGCACCGGTGCCTCGTCGATCGACACCACGGTGCCCTTCTACGACCACATGCTCACGGCGCTGTCGAAGCACTCGCTGATCGACCTGACGATCAAGTCCTCCGGCGACACGCACATCGACGTCCACCACACCGTCGAGGACACGGCCATAGCGATCGGCGAGGCCCTCCGGCTCGCGTTGGGCACCAAGGCCGGCATCCGGCGCTTCGGCGAGGCGACCGTCCCGCTGGACGAGGCCCTGGCCAACGCCGTCGTCGACATCTCCGGCCGTCCGTTCCTCGTACACGGCGGCGAGCCCGCTGGGCAGGAATACCACCTCATCGGCGGGCACTTCACTGGGTCCCTGACCCGCCACGTGCTGGAGGCCATCGCCCTGCACGCACAGATCTGCCTCCACGTCACCGTGATCGCGGGACGGGACCCGCACCACATCGTCGAAGCCCAGTTCAAGGCCCTGGCCCGCGCGCTGCGTGCGGCCGTGGAGCCCGACCCCCGGGTCGAGGGCATCCCGTCCACGAAGGGAGCGCTATGA
- the hisH gene encoding imidazole glycerol phosphate synthase subunit HisH — protein sequence MTARTVTVLDYGSGNVRSVVRALEHVGAEVVLSAKPDDVLTADGLLVPGVGAFAAVMKGLKDVDALRMIGRRVAGGRPVLGICVGLQVLFDEGVEHGVRTPGMGEWPGTVERLKADVVPHMGWNTVEPPEDSVLFDGIGDQRFYFVHSYGVQDWSFDVTQPAMKPPQVTWSDHGGPFIAAVENGPLSATQFHPEKSGDAGAQLLRNWIEGLR from the coding sequence ATGACCGCGCGTACCGTCACCGTGCTCGACTACGGATCGGGCAACGTCCGCTCCGTCGTCCGCGCGCTCGAGCACGTCGGCGCGGAGGTCGTTCTCAGCGCCAAGCCCGACGACGTCCTCACCGCGGACGGACTGCTCGTACCCGGCGTCGGTGCGTTCGCCGCCGTGATGAAGGGGCTGAAGGACGTCGACGCGCTGCGCATGATCGGGCGGCGCGTGGCGGGCGGCCGCCCTGTCCTCGGGATCTGCGTCGGACTGCAGGTGCTGTTCGACGAGGGCGTGGAGCACGGTGTGCGCACGCCGGGCATGGGCGAGTGGCCCGGGACCGTCGAGCGGCTGAAGGCCGACGTCGTGCCGCACATGGGCTGGAACACGGTGGAGCCACCGGAGGACTCCGTCCTCTTCGACGGCATCGGGGACCAGCGTTTCTACTTCGTGCACTCCTATGGAGTCCAGGACTGGTCCTTCGACGTGACCCAGCCGGCCATGAAGCCGCCGCAGGTCACCTGGTCCGACCACGGAGGCCCCTTCATCGCCGCTGTCGAGAACGGCCCGCTCAGCGCCACCCAGTTCCACCCGGAGAAGTCCGGCGACGCGGGAGCGCAGCTGCTGAGGAACTGGATCGAAGGACTCCGGTGA